TCCCTCTTCTCAAAAAGGTCCTGGAGTTCGCCCATGGGTGAATCCTATGACCTCGTCGTCGTAGGGGCCGGACCGGCGGGTGCGAGCGCGGCCCGGGCCGCCGCCCAAAGAGGGGTGAAGGTCCTTCTCATCGATCAGAGAAAGCGGGTGGGCCTTCCTGTGCAGTGCGGCGAGCTTGTCTCCCAGTGGATTTCGAGCTATGCCCCCTTTGACCCCAGAGCCATCGTCCAACCGGTGGAGGCGATGGCCGTCCATCTCCCGGATCAACCGCCCCTTTGGATGAAAAGCCCGGGATATATGTTGGACCGTCATCTTTTCGACAATGACCTTGCCATTTCAGCCGTCCTATCGGGGGCAGAGATCGCCATCGGAACGAAGGCCCTTCACGCCTCCTCCGAAGGCGTCCTTCTGCGCCGGGGGACGAAGGAAGAATGGGTCCGGGCCAGGGTGATCATCGCCGCCGATGGCCTTTCATCCACCGTTGCCCGCTCCGCAAACCAACCTCCTTTAAAGGAGTTGAGGGCCCTCCAGTACGAGGTCGTCCTCCATAGGCCGCAATCTTTCACGGAGATCCATTTTCATCCCGATTATGAGGGAGGGTATGCCTGGTTCTTCCCGAAGGGGAAGAGGGCCAACGCGGGCGTCGGTGTCGTCCCTTCAAAAACCTCTTTGCTTCCGGAATTGCTCGACCAATTTCTTCATGGCTTAAAACATTCCGGAAATTTGCCAAGGGTCGAGATCGTCTCAAAGACAGGCGGGTCCATCCCCTGCGAGCCCCGAAAGGAGACCGTCGTCGGGAACATCCTCTTTGTGGGCGATGCAGCCGGCCATGCCCATCCCATCACGGGCGCGGGAATTCTCAACGCCGTCATGGGCGGATCCATGGCGGGAAGGATCGCGGCAGAGGCGATCCTAAGCGGGAACCTAGGGATATTAAAAAATTACGAGGTCGAATGGAACGAAGCCTTCGGAGCCTCCCTCCATTATGGTTTTAGGAAGAGGAGGCTCCTCGAAGAGAACTGGAATAACAAGGAAATCGGCTTTAAAAACTTGATCCGGAAGACCTGGGTCGGTTTCAGAGAATATTATGAAGAGAGGAGAAAAAGACGTCATGGCCACCCGAACGAGTCCTGAGTATATCCAGACCAGCTTGGCCGCCTCCCTCACCCTGGGCTTCCAGCAGGGGCTCTTCCATCGGAATGCGAAGCTGAAGGGACTGAACCTCCTCCTCCATTACGAGGAGGGCTGCCTGGGAAGATGCCACTTCTGCGGGCTTTCGAGATCGAGACAGGAAGGCCCGAGGGGGAAGACCTTCATCCGCGTCGACTGGCCTCTTTACCCCCTCGAAGAAATCATCGAGAGGTCAAAGGGCAGAGAACAGATCCACCGGGTCTGCATCTCCATGATCACCCATCCCAAAGCCTACGA
This portion of the Thermodesulfobacteriota bacterium genome encodes:
- a CDS encoding NAD(P)/FAD-dependent oxidoreductase, with the protein product MGESYDLVVVGAGPAGASAARAAAQRGVKVLLIDQRKRVGLPVQCGELVSQWISSYAPFDPRAIVQPVEAMAVHLPDQPPLWMKSPGYMLDRHLFDNDLAISAVLSGAEIAIGTKALHASSEGVLLRRGTKEEWVRARVIIAADGLSSTVARSANQPPLKELRALQYEVVLHRPQSFTEIHFHPDYEGGYAWFFPKGKRANAGVGVVPSKTSLLPELLDQFLHGLKHSGNLPRVEIVSKTGGSIPCEPRKETVVGNILFVGDAAGHAHPITGAGILNAVMGGSMAGRIAAEAILSGNLGILKNYEVEWNEAFGASLHYGFRKRRLLEENWNNKEIGFKNLIRKTWVGFREYYEERRKRRHGHPNES